In Silene latifolia isolate original U9 population chromosome X, ASM4854445v1, whole genome shotgun sequence, the following proteins share a genomic window:
- the LOC141617994 gene encoding uncharacterized protein LOC141617994, with protein MAFNGIGERESLWTISLGGDFNCVLTGTERLGGPVSNAEADPFQACLNTCGLTDLKATGAYYTWNNKQPPETRVYSRLDRMLLNQEWIHSFPNLFANFLPEGMFDHTPCLVSESPTLGIRKRSFKVFNIWSTTPGFLECVNTNWRNSVYGTKMYKVVRKLKLLKPVLRKINRDHFSDIENTADISHTKLIILQKEMMSNPGDMELVRQEYEANQASRVLLPPITKEEIKDIFFHIPNDKAPGPDGYSSKFFKDSWDIVGDDIIAAILDFFDTGQMLKQLNATLVTLIPKVTRPESVLQYRPIACCNVIYKCISKLICNRLEGVLSEIITPNQGGFIQGRSIMENILICQNLIKLYNRKAVSPRCLLKMDLQKAYDTIEWDFLRQLLKAIKFPKQFRIWIDHCVTTASYSLNLNGEIFGFFKGQRGLRQGDPLSPLLFTIFMDYLSRLQKYTTEDPNFRILGARKLSYGGQLVLIKAVLKTFHNYWATMFILPSGVITRIESICRNFLWEGGAEYMRSPLVAWEKLKTCGRTESMDWRQHAYSGYSGLETEPAWIKASKRLH; from the exons ATGGCATTTAATGGGATTGGAGAAAGGGAATCTCTTTGGACAATCTCTTTGGGGGGAGATTTCAACTGTGTTTTGACTGGGACTGAAAGGCTTGGGGGACCTGTCTCAAATGCTGAAGCAGATCCTTTCCAAGCTTGTCTGAATACTTGTGGCCTCACTGACTTGAAAGCTACTGGTGCTTATTATACATGGAATAACAAGCAGCCACCTGAAACTAGGGTTTATAGTAGGCTAGACAGAATGCTTCTCAATCAAGAATGGATACATAGTTTCCCTAATCTTTTTGCAAATTTCTTGCCAGAGGGAATGTTTGATCACACTCCTTGCCTAGTGAGTGAGTCTCCTACACTAGGCATTAGGAAAAGATCTTTCAAAGTTTTTAATATATGGAGTACAACCCCTGGATTTCTGGAGTGTGTAAATACTAATTGGAGGAACTCAGTCTATGGTACTAAAATGTATAAGGTTGTTAGGAAGCTCAAATTGTTGAAGCCTGTTTTGAGGAAGATAAACAGGGACCACTTCTCAGATATTGAAAATACAGCTGACATTTCACACACTAAACTGATTATCCTGCAGAAAGAGATGATGAGTAATCCAGGGGACATGGAACTAGTGAGGCAAGAATATGAGGCTAATCAGGCCTCAAGA GTTCTGTTGCCTCCCATCACTAAAGAAGAAATAAAGGACATCTTTTTCCATATTCCAAATGACAAAGCACCAGGTCCTGATGGCTACTCAAGCAAATTCTTCAAAGATTCATGGGACATAGTGGGGGATGATATAATTGCTGCTATCTTGGATTTTTTTGACACAGGTCAGATGCTAAAACAACTAAATGCAACATTGGTTACATTAATTCCAAAAGTTACCAGACCTGAATCTGTACTCCAGTATAGGCCCATAGCATGTTGTAATGTTATTTACAAATGCATCTCTAAGCTTATTTGCAACAGGCTAGAAGGAGTCTTATCTGAGATTATTACTCCTAATCAAGGGGGGTTTATTCAGGGCAGAAGCATCAtggaaaatattttgatttgtcAGAATTTGATCAAGCTTTACAATAGGAAGGCAGTGTCTCCTAGGTGTTTGCTAAAAATGGATCTACAAAAAGCTTATGACACAATAGAATGGGATTTTTTGAGACAACTTCTTAAAGCTATAAAGTTTCCCAAGCAGTTCAGGATATGGATTGATCACTGTGTAACAACAGCCTCTTACTCCTTAAACCTAAATGGAGAGATTTTTGGTTTCTTCAAGGGTCAGAGGGGTCTGAGACAGGGGGACCCTCTATCTCCCCTGTTGTTCACTATATTCATGGACTACTTATCCAGACTTCAAAAGTATACTACAGAGGATCCAAATTTCAG GATTCTTGGGGCAAGAAAACTATCATATGGAGGTCAGTTGGTCCTGATAAAGGCAGTTCTCAAAACTTTTCATAACTATTGGGCTACTATGTTTATTCTTCCAAGTGGGGTAATCACTCGAATTGAGAGCATTTGCAGAAATTTCCTATGGGAGGGAGGAGCAGAATATATGAGGTCCCCTCTTGTTGCCTGGGAAAAG TTGAAGACTTGTGGACGGACTGAGTCGATGGATTGGAGACAGCATGCCTACTCAGGATATTCTGGGTTGGAGACTGAGCCTGCATGGATCAAAGCTTCGAAAAGACTTCATTAA